From a single Bacillus sp. NEB1478 genomic region:
- a CDS encoding iron-sulfur cluster biosynthesis family protein: MNIHMNDETANFIIKDLQADKGDKIRFFVRLGGCSTAQEGFSLGISKDNPKYPAASLNLQNHEFFIEEEDQWFFDQNDLKVKIQNGEIEYEFVKSET, from the coding sequence ATGAACATTCACATGAATGATGAAACAGCAAATTTTATTATTAAAGACCTGCAAGCTGATAAGGGCGATAAAATCAGATTTTTTGTCAGGTTAGGCGGCTGCAGTACAGCACAGGAAGGTTTTTCTTTAGGAATCAGCAAAGATAATCCTAAATACCCTGCGGCTTCTCTTAATCTCCAAAATCATGAGTTTTTTATCGAAGAAGAAGATCAATGGTTTTTTGATCAAAATGATTTAAAAGTGAAAATTCAAAATGGTGAAATCGAATATGAATTTGTTAAATCAGAGACTTGA
- a CDS encoding dynamin family protein: MKSTEKELLTIEKQRLIALSDAFHNMNEPKKEEQINELFLKAAQEEYAVAFCGHFSAGKSSLINALSSTGILPASPIPTSANIVKMKKGLPRALVRLKNKQVVTFNHPFDVEEIKTFCKDGNFVHSIEIFYESDQSESNLTFFDTPGIDSTDSAHREATENVIHLADLIFYVMDYNHILSETNVEFIKDLIKKGKEVRLIINQIDKHRDDELSFTDFKENVFNSFKSYGIEKEHIFFTSVKNKTFPHNDLSALTAYLKKIEMNKDSLLVEGTERQINEMVNQYIETEEKEKPALETILAKLELLHAEKEKLQMERKKQNDIITEKVDSIRDHFVKIVDSAQLMPYETREKAGLFMDSAKNDFKVGLFFSKHKTEQERNARKKAFQEKLKESIDAHINWHAQNYLNTLQKEVKSKLPQWDPVVLNEETLFSFIQPGVSSQGQGLLNYCDNIAGSAKKFARKQIASILGLVTLEIEKENSESALLSIRQEEELDQEIDSLVTEKEYALKWEEHKKELNHILSEKITDLYDTGVYEIHYASQYKPISVEQFKESYFDQQDEVLIEIDEGSSSSSSNEYKPSGSLEIETGKLNKTASLLKPISQLSHLSEEMESLANRLENRYFTMVLFGAFSAGKSSFANALLGENILPSSPNPTTAAINEVRKPEKGYTHGTVQIEMKSADDVRDEIKSILKSELDDLSSLIDQLKLDSLAQDHTKQLKHLQAFKDGYPWAKSYLDKTITTDLSEVSKYAAVESTACFVKKITIYYSCPLTEKGIVLVDTPGANSIHSRHTEVAFEYMKHADIIIYLTYFNHAFSHADREFLIQLGRIKDTFSSDKMFFAINASDLAENKDDEKAVVDHVKNNLQTFGIRHPRLFPVSSKNELNGAEGSDRGFANFRNSLNKYLENDLEKAMILSAEQSQNHAKQVIRNMIGETNLRMQKEDEYILAVQQREDALLKLCDEKISLSVKRLNQEMKELLFYVKQRVLIRYHDFYKETIHPAAVKSAKPDLIQCLQELYEKIAHDLQQEYRASSLRLDKWIQLQLDEKEKIILNEANDHQVSLQHSLEDKMNFKTPPVPAAFTHISIDDNSNWLSYFKNTKQFFEKSGSADLRNELVKTVEKEIGMWIETVEDVLKEHYNTVAQNAAEYTKMYFVQQINHYFTELKKPGDLEKRIDILESSLKQIENL, encoded by the coding sequence ATGAAATCGACAGAAAAAGAACTATTAACTATTGAAAAACAACGCTTAATTGCTCTTAGCGATGCGTTCCATAATATGAATGAACCAAAAAAAGAAGAACAGATTAACGAGCTGTTTTTAAAAGCCGCGCAAGAAGAGTACGCAGTAGCTTTTTGCGGACATTTTTCAGCTGGGAAATCCAGTTTGATAAACGCTTTATCCAGTACGGGTATTTTGCCGGCGAGTCCTATTCCAACGAGTGCAAATATTGTCAAAATGAAAAAAGGATTACCTAGGGCTTTAGTCCGTTTAAAAAACAAACAAGTAGTAACTTTCAATCATCCATTTGATGTGGAAGAGATTAAAACGTTTTGCAAAGATGGGAACTTTGTACATTCCATCGAAATCTTTTATGAATCAGATCAAAGTGAATCTAATCTGACATTTTTTGATACTCCAGGAATTGATTCTACAGATTCCGCTCACAGAGAAGCAACAGAAAATGTCATTCATCTTGCAGATTTAATCTTTTACGTGATGGATTACAATCACATACTATCAGAAACAAATGTTGAATTTATTAAAGACTTAATAAAAAAAGGAAAAGAAGTTCGATTAATCATTAATCAAATAGATAAACATCGTGATGATGAGCTTTCTTTTACAGATTTTAAAGAAAACGTTTTTAATAGTTTTAAAAGTTATGGTATCGAAAAAGAACATATCTTTTTTACAAGTGTTAAGAACAAAACTTTTCCACATAATGACCTTTCTGCTTTAACGGCTTATCTTAAGAAGATTGAAATGAACAAAGACAGCCTATTAGTTGAAGGAACCGAACGTCAAATCAATGAAATGGTCAATCAGTACATTGAGACAGAAGAAAAAGAAAAGCCTGCATTAGAAACGATCTTAGCAAAGCTTGAATTATTGCATGCAGAAAAAGAGAAGCTTCAAATGGAACGGAAAAAGCAAAATGACATCATAACTGAAAAAGTTGATTCCATCAGAGACCATTTTGTTAAAATTGTTGATTCAGCACAGCTCATGCCATATGAAACTAGAGAAAAAGCTGGTTTGTTTATGGATTCCGCCAAAAATGATTTTAAAGTGGGTTTGTTTTTTTCAAAACATAAAACGGAACAAGAACGGAATGCTCGAAAAAAAGCGTTTCAAGAGAAGCTAAAAGAATCCATCGATGCTCATATTAACTGGCATGCGCAAAATTATTTGAACACCTTGCAAAAAGAGGTTAAATCAAAGCTTCCACAATGGGATCCAGTTGTATTAAATGAAGAAACACTTTTCTCGTTTATTCAACCTGGAGTATCTTCACAAGGACAGGGGCTTTTAAATTACTGTGATAATATCGCAGGTTCTGCAAAAAAGTTTGCTCGAAAGCAGATTGCATCTATTCTCGGCTTAGTCACATTGGAGATCGAAAAAGAAAACAGTGAGTCTGCACTGCTTTCAATTCGTCAAGAAGAAGAGTTAGACCAAGAAATAGATTCGTTAGTTACTGAAAAAGAATATGCGCTGAAATGGGAAGAACATAAAAAAGAATTGAATCATATTCTTTCAGAAAAAATAACAGATTTGTATGATACAGGTGTATACGAAATTCATTATGCTTCTCAATATAAACCAATATCGGTTGAGCAATTTAAAGAATCGTATTTTGATCAACAGGATGAAGTATTAATAGAGATTGATGAAGGATCTTCAAGTTCGTCTTCAAATGAATATAAACCTTCAGGCTCGCTGGAGATTGAAACGGGAAAGCTTAACAAAACAGCTTCGCTTTTAAAACCCATTTCGCAGTTGTCCCATTTATCAGAGGAGATGGAAAGTCTAGCGAACCGATTAGAGAATCGTTATTTTACTATGGTACTGTTTGGTGCATTTTCTGCAGGGAAATCATCATTCGCTAATGCTCTTTTAGGAGAAAATATTTTGCCGTCATCACCTAATCCAACGACAGCGGCGATCAATGAAGTACGTAAGCCTGAAAAAGGATATACACATGGTACTGTGCAGATTGAAATGAAATCAGCGGATGATGTTCGAGATGAAATCAAAAGTATACTAAAATCTGAACTTGATGACTTATCATCATTAATTGATCAATTAAAACTTGATTCTTTAGCACAGGATCATACAAAACAGTTAAAGCATCTGCAGGCATTCAAAGATGGGTATCCATGGGCTAAAAGTTACTTGGACAAAACCATTACAACTGATCTTTCAGAGGTTTCTAAATATGCTGCTGTAGAATCAACCGCATGTTTCGTTAAGAAGATTACTATTTACTATAGCTGTCCGTTAACTGAAAAGGGAATTGTTCTTGTAGATACTCCTGGTGCCAACTCCATTCATTCCAGACATACGGAAGTTGCATTTGAATATATGAAGCATGCAGATATTATTATTTATTTGACATACTTTAATCATGCATTCTCTCATGCTGACCGTGAATTTTTAATTCAGTTAGGGAGGATTAAAGATACTTTTTCTTCAGATAAAATGTTTTTTGCTATAAATGCCTCTGACCTTGCAGAAAACAAAGATGATGAAAAAGCAGTAGTTGATCATGTGAAAAATAACCTACAGACTTTTGGTATCAGACATCCAAGATTATTCCCTGTATCAAGTAAAAATGAACTAAATGGTGCAGAAGGTTCAGATCGCGGTTTTGCTAACTTTAGAAACAGTTTAAATAAATATTTAGAGAACGATTTGGAAAAAGCTATGATATTAAGTGCTGAACAATCTCAAAATCATGCTAAACAAGTCATTCGGAATATGATTGGTGAAACTAATCTTCGGATGCAAAAAGAGGATGAATATATACTAGCTGTTCAGCAAAGAGAAGATGCACTATTAAAACTATGTGACGAAAAAATCTCATTGTCAGTCAAACGATTAAATCAGGAGATGAAAGAACTTCTTTTTTACGTTAAACAACGAGTACTTATTCGTTATCATGATTTTTACAAAGAAACGATTCATCCTGCAGCGGTAAAATCAGCTAAACCTGATTTAATCCAATGTCTCCAAGAGCTGTACGAAAAAATAGCTCATGATCTTCAGCAAGAATATAGGGCAAGCTCATTACGATTAGATAAATGGATTCAACTGCAGTTGGATGAAAAAGAAAAAATCATCTTAAATGAAGCAAACGATCACCAGGTAAGTCTGCAGCATTCTTTGGAAGATAAAATGAATTTTAAAACTCCTCCAGTTCCTGCAGCGTTTACTCACATATCAATTGATGATAACAGTAATTGGTTATCGTATTTCAAAAACACAAAACAATTTTTTGAAAAAAGCGGGTCTGCTGATTTAAGAAATGAACTTGTAAAAACAGTAGAAAAGGAAATTGGAATGTGGATTGAAACGGTTGAAGATGTATTGAAAGAACATTATAATACCGTTGCGCAAAACGCAGCAGAGTATACGAAAATGTATTTTGTACAGCAGATTAATCATTACTTTACTGAGCTAAAAAAACCTGGAGATCTTGAAAAAAGAATTGATATACTTGAAAGCAGTCTAAAACAGATCGAAAATTTATAA
- a CDS encoding GNAT family protein, which yields MKMGEVHTFLSKNGEEIKLRPVVENDAEEIIESVKIIIKEGKYIQKEEPRSLLEEITFIKQISTLNNMYIAVERASKVVGIARILRGDLEMKKHTGVFRTWIHPDSQGLGIAKEVMNYTLRWGKENSLHKIWLTVFSGNEKAAYVYSKVGFEIEGRLKDQVMINGEYEDEIYMGYFFSR from the coding sequence ATGAAGATGGGGGAGGTACACACTTTTCTATCAAAAAACGGTGAAGAAATTAAATTAAGACCTGTAGTTGAAAATGATGCAGAAGAAATTATAGAAAGTGTAAAAATCATCATTAAAGAAGGAAAATATATCCAAAAAGAAGAGCCCCGTTCCCTGCTCGAAGAAATCACATTTATTAAACAAATAAGCACTTTAAATAATATGTACATAGCAGTTGAAAGAGCTAGCAAGGTTGTAGGGATTGCCAGAATCCTTAGGGGCGATTTGGAAATGAAAAAGCACACAGGAGTATTCAGGACTTGGATTCATCCTGATAGTCAAGGGCTGGGAATTGCTAAAGAAGTAATGAATTACACATTAAGATGGGGAAAAGAAAACTCGTTGCATAAAATATGGCTAACGGTTTTTTCTGGAAATGAAAAAGCTGCTTATGTTTATTCAAAAGTCGGGTTCGAAATTGAGGGAAGACTTAAAGATCAAGTCATGATCAATGGTGAATATGAAGATGAAATTTATATGGGGTATTTTTTCTCTCGTTAG
- the tlp gene encoding small acid-soluble spore protein Tlp yields the protein MQKPNKDDRSNNVERLEQMVQNTQQNMQEANETMDNNSLTASQKEQIKEKNQHRQESLEQFQIEIQEEKAYREGNELK from the coding sequence ATGCAAAAACCTAATAAAGACGATCGCAGCAACAATGTTGAACGTTTAGAACAAATGGTGCAAAATACGCAGCAAAACATGCAAGAAGCTAACGAAACAATGGATAATAATTCTCTGACTGCTAGTCAAAAAGAACAGATAAAAGAGAAAAATCAGCATAGACAAGAATCCCTTGAGCAGTTTCAAATTGAAATTCAGGAAGAAAAAGCATATCGAGAAGGCAACGAATTAAAGTAA
- a CDS encoding thioesterase family protein, translated as MKYAETTIDVRYAETDQMGVVYHANYLVWFEIGRTKFIESLGFRYADMESAGVLSPVTDIQVSYKKPLTYGQSALVKTAVIEYSGIKVVYGYQIYNEHGELCVTGNSTHVCVKKESFRPISIRKHFPDWHAAYEKASRVE; from the coding sequence GTGAAATATGCAGAAACAACGATTGATGTAAGGTATGCAGAAACAGACCAGATGGGTGTTGTTTATCATGCCAATTATTTAGTTTGGTTTGAGATTGGAAGAACAAAATTTATTGAATCATTAGGATTCAGATATGCGGATATGGAATCAGCTGGTGTTCTTTCTCCTGTTACAGATATTCAAGTTTCTTATAAGAAACCTTTAACATACGGACAAAGTGCGCTTGTGAAAACGGCAGTAATAGAATATTCAGGGATTAAAGTGGTTTACGGCTATCAAATATACAACGAGCATGGTGAGTTATGTGTTACAGGCAATTCAACACACGTTTGCGTGAAAAAAGAATCGTTCAGACCGATTTCCATTAGAAAACATTTTCCGGATTGGCATGCAGCATATGAGAAAGCGAGCAGGGTAGAATAA
- a CDS encoding uracil-DNA glycosylase family protein: MNIEKFFQEAKSNFQVNDIRTKYSKVLFVLESPHKEELKYGVPLAGLSGRSMAKVLFKAEHIEPMGKYLDKEKETVYAIVNVCPFPLQKSAYPEEFVHRFTDELNLAESVRTSSAKIFRDKYKAEFHAMVLQDFKLRLLKDITDDTVIVPCGKFAEKYVDKLQLNERYKIISGVPHPSYNSWTKERYKDVIDQVRHEGKLKTS, translated from the coding sequence ATGAATATTGAGAAATTTTTTCAAGAGGCGAAATCAAATTTTCAAGTAAATGATATACGGACTAAATATTCAAAGGTATTATTTGTTCTTGAATCACCACATAAAGAGGAATTAAAATATGGCGTACCATTAGCTGGTCTATCTGGAAGATCAATGGCAAAAGTGCTCTTTAAAGCAGAACATATTGAACCGATGGGAAAATATTTAGACAAAGAAAAGGAAACTGTCTATGCTATTGTAAATGTTTGTCCATTTCCACTTCAGAAATCAGCATATCCTGAGGAATTTGTTCACCGTTTTACAGATGAATTAAATCTGGCAGAGTCAGTTAGAACAAGTTCTGCAAAAATCTTTCGTGATAAATATAAAGCCGAATTTCACGCTATGGTGTTGCAGGATTTTAAGTTAAGACTTTTAAAAGATATAACTGATGATACTGTTATCGTTCCATGTGGGAAGTTTGCTGAAAAATATGTGGATAAACTGCAATTGAACGAAAGATACAAAATAATTAGTGGAGTTCCGCACCCTTCTTATAATTCATGGACAAAAGAGCGATACAAAGATGTCATAGACCAAGTACGTCATGAAGGAAAGTTAAAAACAAGCTAA
- a CDS encoding DEAD/DEAH box helicase, whose protein sequence is MTTFQELGLSPELLQSINNMGFEEATPIQRDTIPTAFKGTDLIGQAQTGTGKTAAFGIPLIEKMDTKSRLVQGIVLAPTRELAVQVAEELNKIGQFKGIKTLPIYGGQSIVRQIKALKNGPHIIVGTPGRVQDHINRKTLKLENVHTVVLDEADEMLNMGFVEDIEKILENVPTERHTMLFSATMPKQIQNLAAKFMKDVLLIKVKASEMTVKNIEQEYVEVKERQKFDALCRFMDIHSPELAIVFGRTKRRVDELSEALSKRGYSAEGIHGDLPQAKRDKVLRAFKNNTIEVLVATDVAARGLDISGVSHVYNFDIPQDPESYVHRIGRTGRAGKTGYALTFITPREIDHLYTIEKITQRKMIKRTVPSVSEAMEGQQQLALEKLMEVIQQDDLSGYKQTAVELLEENDSVTLVAAALKLLTKEPDTTPVNLTDEPPLSVKKRRPNNRFSDRRRSGGKREGGRPDNNRRSGYSSRGGERSGAPRGERSSSSSRDGGNRSSGRDQSYRSQKRVREDNKNR, encoded by the coding sequence TTGACAACATTTCAAGAATTGGGACTTAGTCCTGAGTTGCTTCAATCAATCAACAACATGGGATTTGAGGAAGCAACACCAATTCAGCGTGACACCATCCCTACAGCTTTCAAAGGAACTGACTTAATCGGTCAGGCACAGACAGGTACGGGAAAAACAGCTGCATTTGGTATTCCGCTAATCGAAAAAATGGATACAAAATCAAGATTAGTACAAGGGATCGTTCTTGCACCAACGCGAGAGCTTGCTGTTCAAGTTGCTGAAGAACTAAATAAAATCGGTCAGTTTAAAGGAATTAAAACATTACCGATCTACGGTGGACAATCCATCGTTCGCCAAATTAAAGCATTAAAGAATGGTCCGCATATCATTGTTGGTACACCTGGACGTGTACAAGACCATATCAACAGAAAAACATTAAAGCTTGAAAACGTTCATACTGTAGTATTGGACGAAGCTGACGAAATGTTAAACATGGGCTTTGTTGAAGATATTGAGAAGATTTTAGAAAACGTTCCTACTGAACGTCACACTATGCTTTTCTCAGCTACAATGCCTAAACAAATTCAAAACCTTGCTGCTAAGTTCATGAAGGACGTTTTACTTATTAAAGTTAAAGCTTCTGAGATGACAGTTAAAAACATTGAACAAGAATATGTTGAAGTAAAAGAACGTCAAAAATTCGATGCCCTTTGCCGCTTTATGGATATTCACTCACCAGAGCTTGCTATCGTTTTTGGACGTACTAAGCGCCGTGTTGATGAGTTATCTGAAGCACTTAGCAAACGCGGATATTCTGCAGAAGGTATCCATGGTGATCTTCCACAGGCGAAACGTGATAAAGTATTGCGCGCATTTAAAAACAACACGATTGAAGTACTTGTAGCAACGGACGTAGCAGCCCGCGGACTTGATATTTCTGGTGTATCGCACGTTTATAACTTTGATATTCCTCAAGATCCAGAAAGCTATGTTCACCGTATTGGACGTACTGGACGTGCAGGTAAAACAGGTTATGCTTTAACATTCATTACACCTCGTGAAATTGATCATTTATATACAATTGAAAAAATCACACAACGTAAAATGATTAAGCGCACAGTTCCTTCTGTATCTGAAGCAATGGAAGGACAGCAGCAGCTTGCACTTGAAAAATTAATGGAAGTTATTCAACAAGATGACTTAAGTGGATACAAGCAAACAGCTGTAGAGTTATTGGAAGAAAATGATTCAGTAACATTAGTGGCAGCTGCACTTAAACTTCTTACGAAAGAACCTGATACAACTCCGGTCAACTTAACGGATGAGCCGCCATTATCTGTGAAAAAGAGACGCCCAAACAACCGTTTCTCAGATCGCAGACGTTCTGGCGGTAAACGTGAAGGCGGAAGACCTGATAACAACCGTCGTTCTGGTTATTCTTCTAGAGGCGGCGAAAGAAGCGGCGCTCCAAGAGGAGAACGCAGCAGCTCTTCAAGCAGAGATGGCGGAAACCGCAGCAGCGGCCGTGACCAATCTTATCGCTCACAAAAAAGAGTTCGTGAAGATAATAAAAACAGATAA
- a CDS encoding Na+/H+ antiporter NhaC family protein, giving the protein MDNNWISVIPFLVVIPIAIKTKQVLPGLIAGLLTGSYLLKPSFVGGLEKMVQFLVKGLIDSKNIKILIFLYVFSGLISMIKLSGGIKGFVEEASSRIQTKKGALLLTYVSTIGTFAAPSFRFVTIAPIMRALLKKVKMSTQELGFVIETTATPIIVLIPIATAFVGYMTSIVGLSLKNEHLNADPYSMFIKSIPFNFFSFVMIIVGIYLSFFHHSKSTEESDPNDVGENEDDDWHSCDPAVGKDLPNKPWNLLIPLIMVVMLTLLLTWWDGYKKTGGFIKAFISADVMDAMLISLLFTAIFTFLFLRLQKMKIGELLSGFILGGNDLMSVIVLLTIVWGLSSATEELGFSEFVTKYAAWIPASLIVPLLFLFGCAVSYFIGSAWGTWGILMPLGVSMSSVADVSVPLVIGAVFASGTFGAFASPLSDDTNTIARILNLSVIKYARYKLKPALIAAGITAVMYGVTVFFF; this is encoded by the coding sequence ATGGATAACAATTGGATTTCAGTCATTCCCTTTTTGGTGGTCATACCCATTGCAATAAAAACAAAACAGGTTTTGCCAGGATTGATTGCAGGATTGTTAACTGGCTCTTATCTTCTGAAGCCATCTTTCGTCGGCGGTTTGGAGAAAATGGTTCAGTTTCTTGTAAAAGGGTTAATCGACTCAAAAAATATAAAAATTTTAATTTTTCTATATGTTTTTTCAGGACTGATTTCCATGATTAAGCTTTCTGGGGGAATAAAAGGATTTGTTGAAGAAGCGTCCAGCAGAATACAAACTAAAAAGGGTGCTCTATTGTTAACTTATGTATCAACCATCGGAACTTTTGCGGCTCCCAGCTTCCGCTTTGTGACGATTGCCCCAATAATGAGGGCGCTTCTAAAAAAAGTCAAAATGTCTACGCAGGAACTGGGATTTGTTATTGAGACAACCGCTACCCCTATAATTGTATTAATCCCAATAGCAACTGCTTTTGTGGGATATATGACATCGATTGTGGGATTATCACTAAAAAATGAACATTTGAATGCAGATCCTTATTCGATGTTTATTAAAAGTATCCCTTTTAATTTTTTTTCTTTTGTGATGATTATCGTAGGTATTTACTTAAGTTTTTTTCACCATTCAAAATCAACAGAAGAATCGGATCCGAATGATGTGGGGGAAAATGAGGATGACGATTGGCACTCATGTGATCCGGCAGTAGGAAAAGATTTGCCGAACAAGCCATGGAATCTCTTAATTCCGCTCATTATGGTAGTAATGTTAACACTTTTATTAACATGGTGGGATGGGTATAAAAAAACAGGTGGATTCATTAAAGCATTTATTTCTGCTGATGTTATGGATGCTATGCTCATTTCTCTGCTGTTTACAGCAATCTTCACTTTTCTCTTTTTAAGATTGCAAAAAATGAAGATTGGAGAACTATTGAGCGGTTTCATCTTAGGCGGGAATGATTTAATGAGCGTCATCGTTTTGTTGACCATTGTTTGGGGATTATCTTCAGCGACTGAAGAACTTGGATTTTCCGAATTTGTTACGAAGTACGCTGCATGGATACCCGCATCATTAATCGTACCGCTTTTATTTCTTTTCGGTTGTGCGGTATCTTACTTTATTGGTTCTGCTTGGGGTACATGGGGAATATTAATGCCGCTCGGTGTTTCGATGTCATCAGTAGCTGACGTTTCAGTCCCCCTTGTGATCGGGGCGGTATTTGCAAGTGGTACGTTCGGAGCATTTGCCTCTCCTTTAAGTGATGATACAAACACAATCGCTAGAATTTTAAATTTATCCGTCATAAAATATGCGCGGTATAAGTTAAAGCCAGCTTTGATCGCGGCAGGAATTACTGCTGTAATGTACGGTGTGACTGTATTCTTTTTTTAA
- the asd gene encoding archaetidylserine decarboxylase (Phosphatidylserine decarboxylase is synthesized as a single chain precursor. Generation of the pyruvoyl active site from a Ser is coupled to cleavage of a Gly-Ser bond between the larger (beta) and smaller (alpha chains). It is an integral membrane protein.), which produces MKQRVAKLFLTLLPQNKISSIVGKAGRSKLSKRYVKRYAKHYKINLSEIEKPIHEYAHLTEFFSRKLKVDARPICGEENEVISPVDGLITQMGSIEKGTIIQAKGISYSVQRLLAEEGKTSFENGHFITIYLSPKDYHRIHMPVKATVDSSTYIPGRLFPVNDIGVNHVKGLFTKNERVVTFADSDYGKLAIVKVGAFIVGSVKVNYDNKVRKWKKVMKSAMTPVSYNKGDEVGHFEFGSTVILLFEDADFTFDDAIKVGTSVRMGEIIGKHTASAKAKKYSATI; this is translated from the coding sequence ATGAAACAGCGAGTTGCAAAATTATTTTTGACATTATTACCTCAAAATAAAATCTCATCCATTGTAGGTAAGGCAGGCCGTTCAAAATTAAGTAAACGCTATGTAAAACGGTATGCTAAGCATTACAAGATTAATTTATCAGAAATAGAAAAACCTATTCATGAATATGCCCATTTAACGGAGTTTTTCTCAAGAAAACTTAAAGTAGATGCAAGACCTATATGCGGAGAAGAAAATGAAGTAATCTCTCCAGTAGATGGTCTGATTACACAGATGGGCAGTATTGAAAAAGGAACGATTATACAAGCAAAAGGAATTTCCTATTCTGTACAGCGTTTATTGGCTGAAGAAGGAAAGACTTCATTTGAAAACGGGCATTTTATTACAATCTATTTAAGTCCGAAAGATTATCATCGAATTCACATGCCGGTTAAAGCTACCGTTGATAGCAGCACATATATTCCTGGACGTTTGTTCCCGGTAAATGACATTGGTGTAAATCACGTTAAAGGATTATTTACGAAAAACGAACGGGTTGTTACGTTTGCAGATTCAGATTACGGGAAATTAGCTATTGTAAAAGTAGGGGCTTTTATCGTAGGTAGTGTAAAAGTAAATTACGATAATAAAGTCCGTAAATGGAAAAAGGTTATGAAGTCAGCAATGACACCTGTTTCTTATAATAAAGGTGACGAAGTAGGGCATTTTGAATTTGGCTCAACTGTAATTCTTTTATTTGAGGATGCCGATTTTACATTTGATGATGCAATTAAGGTGGGGACTTCAGTACGTATGGGAGAAATCATCGGCAAACATACAGCATCTGCAAAAGCAAAGAAATATTCCGCTACTATATAA